In Chitinibacter sp. FCG-7, the genomic stretch TTATTTCCGGCAGAACATAGCGCGGATTTTCGCGGCATCCTTCAATTCCAACACCCAGCACGTTTGCCACTGCTCGCACAGCATCGGGGAAGCTCAGGCCAAAGACGTGCATCACCAGTGCAAAACCATCACCGCCTTGCCTATCAAGCCCACGGCACGCAAAACGGCCATATTCCGCACCAGCGCCTTTAGCCGTGAATTGAAAACGGTCTTTGCCACCACAAGCGGGGCAAGGATGATTGCGGCCATCTAACAACTTGGCGGGTATGCCCATGCGTTGCAGCGTTTCAGGCCAGCAACCCTGAACGGCTGCTTTCACGCGGTCGGAGAATGATTTAGAATCGAATTGTGTTTGAGTGCTGCTTCGATATGGGGCGGCATTTTTTTTATTCATAGCCTGCCCCTTATGTCGCGCTGCGTGAATCTTTTACGCGGTCAGCCACCCATTGCAGTACCTCAGATTTTAGCCATGCAACACGGCGGCCTTCGGGGGTCAATTTGATAGGCTTCGGGAAAAGTCCCCGCGCCATTAGGTCGTAAATTTGGGTTTTCTTGATGGTCGTCGTTGTTTCGACTTGATGGAGAGCGATTAAGCCTTGGTCTACAATATCAGTCATTTTCAAAGTCCTGTTAGGGTTTGCCGTGCGGTGACGGAATGACGTGATACTAATAACTAACAAAATCAGTGTGCGGACGCTAACTAGTCAACGTCCGTCTTTAAGCTACTTTCACGGAATTAATCTCTCTAGGTATTCAAACCTACTTAAAGAATCACCATCCCTCTCTTTAAATCTCTTATCAAGCCCATCGGTCGGGGCAGTAAAATCACCATTATTGTATGCAATAATAATTGCACGAGACTTAAAACTTTTTGGCTTATCGACTAAGTCCGGTCTTTTTTCAAGGAAGGACTTTACTACTAAACGCTCTTTGTTTTTTTCGGCCCTCCCTTTCTCACTCCCCTTTTTTCGATTAGCTCTTGACTTAGCAGATACATAGTCTTTTAACTTAATTCTTTCAACCACTCTCTTAGCAAAATCAAGGTTCTCTTTAGAGTAATCATGATCTACCAACTTTTGCATTGCGCTATACATGTCAGCACAGAGCCTAAACAACGCCGTTGTAGAATTAATAATTAATCCGATCTCTTTGCTAATTGTTTTTAATCGAGCCATCACAACAGCATCATTCAATGCTGCTAGCCTATTTTCCTCGATCTCTCTAGTTAACCTATTTAATTGTTCTACACGAAAAAAAGCTTCGTCCGCTGTTACTCCCAACTCTTCTGCAAGAAGTGCTGTAATACCATCTATGCGAACTACTATCGTATCTAATAATTTTTTAGCCTCTAGAGCATCCACGACATCTTGCCCAACTTGATTTAAAACTTCGGCTTTCATAACATGCTTTTCCTTTAGCACACCGCTAGTGAGTAAGGTGTTCCCATTTCATCCATCGAAGCAGGCGCGACAACTTCGATTAAACTGCAACGCGCAACGGGATAACATTATCGGCTGGTGCTGCGCTCAGGGCATTTTCCCACGCAGCTAGAATTTGTCGGTTCTCAGGCAAATAGTCGTGCTTGTTGTAATGCCTAGCCTGAACCCCACCAAGACCATGCGACAATAAACGAGCGAGCTTGCCTTCATCAAAACCCATTGCCGCTAGGTGTGTTTCACAAGTCCGGCGTATATCACCGCCTCGGAATGGTTCTGTCGTAATTTCATCAGCAATCATGGCCTTGCTAATCTGAGAGATTTTGCTGGATATGGACTTGGTAAAGGCTTCGGCTTGTGTGGCATCCAATCCAAACAAGCGATTACCCCTCGCCTGCACAATCGCTAGTGCCTCGCCTTGTAGCGGCAATACATGACGGCGCGGCTGCTGGCGGCGGCCTTTGCTGTCCATGATGACAATAATCGGCTGCCCGTCTATATCTTTCGCCAATTCAGCTTGTGCTAGCTGTGTAAAGCGCTGACCACCCAATAGCAAAGCTAGTCGCAGTATGTCTCGCAGATCAGGGGACTTTTTGATTGAAGCAATACGCCGTTGATATTCTGCCAACTCTTCACGGCTTAAACTTCGCTCGCTGGCTCTGTTGTACTCAGGAAGCGTTTTGATTCGATCAACAGGATTAACGGCCAAACCAAAACCAAGCATTTCAGCGGGAGCGTTGGGGTCATCTGGGGCAGTCAAAGCCAGCTCAAACGATGTACGTAAATAGCTGCGCAATCTGGCGGCGGTTCGGCCTTTACTCGCGTTTACCAATTTACGTATAGGCTCGATCAAATCGTCCTTAGTAACATCAGCGGCGGGTTTGTTTCTAAGCTGAAGGGGGATATGTAGCTGTAAACAATTTTCGACTGAGCTAGCCGACGCAGCACCTCTTTTTTTAAGGACTCCAATATATCCAGCCAGCAAAGCGCCAAGCGTTTTGCCTTGAGCAGCTACCGCCTCGCGCTTGCGTTCTGCACGCTCATTTTGCGGATCAATGTCTTTATCCAACATCGCCCGCAAACCTTCTGCCCACTTCCTCGCATCAGCTAGTTTGTGATCTTGGCTTGCTCCAAGCGTAATCATTTTATTCTTTCGGTAAGCATCCTTGTAAATGAATACCCATGCTTTGCTACCGCTTGGCTTGACGCGCAAATACAGATTGCCACCGTCAGCCAATGTATAAACTTTGTCTTTTGGCTTGGCATTCGTGACATTTGCCGCAGATAAAAGTTTTTCTGCCATATATCCCCCGCTTCTGGTTAACCCACAGCCTTAGGTCAACCACTGGGTTAACCAAAAAGGCCGGAAGCTATCGAACTACGAGGGATTATACAGGAATATATTCCAATAAAATCAAAGCATTTATGGGTTAACCTTAAGTACAACAAAGTTCGGAAAAGAATTAATTGAGAGACTTAAAATCTCTCGCCGCAAGGTGTGCCGGTTCGATTCCGGCTCCGAGCACCACTAATGAGTTCGCAGAAGTCCAAGACCGTCAAGAAACCCGCAACCAGCCTAGCTTTGCGGGTTTTTTGTTGTCCGTAGAAGTGCGAGGGCGTTCTATACCAGCCGATTCTTTTGTACCCCTTCTTGCACCCCTGCTGTAGAGTACAGGGGTACATAGCATTAGAAGGGTGCATCATGCCCAAGAAAGTAGCCGCCAATCAGCTTGAGCATTTACAGCTCGTCAACGCCAAGCCAAGCGAGAATGTTGTGGTCAACAATTCTCGGACAGTAAATTAAGTTGTCTTTCCTTAATGGCAGGGGCTAGCCCGCCATTGGCGGTGTGTGGCCGCTGCCAGTTGTAATACGCCATCAGGTAAACGCCAATATCCAGCCTGGCTTCTTCTGCAGATTCATACCCAGGCTTTGGTATCCATTCTGTTTTAAGACTGCGAAATAGCCGCACCATCGGCGCATTATCCCAACAGCACCCGCGCCGACTCATGCTTTGCTGCATCTGGTAGCGCCATATCCGTTGCCTAAACAACCGACTGCCATATTGGCTACCCTGATCCGAGTGAAATATCACTCCCAGTGGCTGGCCACGCTGTTGCCAGGCATGATCTAACGCACGGCTGACTACCTCGGCATCCGGGTGCTCACTAAGCGCCCAGCCCACCACGCAACGGGCAAACAAATCCAGCACCACAGCCAGATAAATCCAGCGATTACCCGCCCAAATATAGGTGATATCGCCACACCAGACCTGATTCGGTTGCTCCGGATTAAACGCCCTCTGCAATAAGTGCGGAATGTCTGGACGTTCATCTTTGTGGACTTTGTAGCGATGCGCGCCTGGCTGTTTGCACTGCAAATCGGCTTCTCGCATGAGCTGGCGCACTTTATATCGGCCAGCCGTAATGCCTTCGTACCGCCAGCATCCAGACTAGACTGCGGCTACCTGCCGCATTTCGACTTTGCTTAAACAGATTGCGTACTTTGGCGCGCAACTCGATCCGTTCACGATCAATATGCTGGCGTCGATGCCGGTAATGGTAATAACTGGAACGGCAAATACCGAAGGTGCTGCAGACCATTTCTACGGGTTCATGCTCACTTAATTGGTCTACCAGCGCGTACGATTGAGTTCGTCCGCCATTAAGAGAGCTGTGGCTTTTTTTAACAGGGCTTTCTCCCGTTCCAGCCGATCAATGCGCGCTTCGAGCTCCTGAATGCGACGCTGGTCTGGCGTGAGTGCTCTGGCCTGCGGCGTGATGCCCTGTCTTTCCTGTTTCAGCTGCTTAATCCAGCGACGCAGTATGTTCTCGCCGACGTTCATCGCCTTACTGGCTTGTGACACCGTGTGGCCTTGATCGACGACCAGACTGGCGGCTTCGGCTTTAAATTCCGGGGTAAATGTCCTGCGAACTTTGCTCATGAAACACCTCGTTAATGGTGGCGAGATTACCACCTAAGTTGGTGTCCGAAATCATTGAACCACAACAGTTCAACCAAGCACTACGAGGTGCAAACATGTCTGAAACCTTTTTACGCATGCCCATCGTTACCGGGCTAATCGGTTTATCGAAAAATGCGGTTTATGACCGCCTTAACCCCAAGTCACCGCGCCATGATCCGAGCTTTCCCAAGCCCGTCAAACTAGGCTCGCATTCCGGCGCCTTTGTTGAATCCGAAGTGCACGCCTATATGCAGGCTTGCATTCAAGCACGCAATCAAGGGGGCAAAAAATGAGCCATTTTCCACAGCTCCCCATTGTTAGCGGTCAATGCGCCGATGTGCTGGATATATTGCAGCAGCATCAGCGCAGCAATCAGCCCGTTATTTCGTTTTATTTAACCGCAGATTGCGCGATCCCCGAAGCCGCCGCACGCATTCACGACTTGCGTTGCAAGGGTTTCAATATCAAAACAACGGTATTGCCTGAAGTGCTTTATCGCGGAAAAACCCGCCGCAAAGTCGCGCAATATTCCTTAGGCAGTCCGCTATGGCCTAGCCCCGAATATGTCGCCAAAGCCAATAAATCAAAGAGGGAATAGCCATGAAAATCATACCAGTGGAGTTTAATGGTGCGGCAATGCAATTTAACGATGCAGGCTGGTTTAATGCCATAAAAGCCGCAGAGCGATTTGGCAAAGCACCGCACGACTGGCTACCCCACCGAATGGGGTAAGCGCTACCAGAACCGCGGTATTGAAACCGCACAGGTGATGGAAGAGCTGGTCGCGATGGCCAAGAAATTCCGCGATGCGGCTTTGCGTGGGCAACAGCTCGGGCTGCCTGAAGATGAAGTGAAGTTTTACGATGCGCTGGCCAATAACGAAGCCGCAGTGATGATGCAGGGAGATGAAATCCTGAAAACAATCGCCCACGAACTCACCGAAAACCTGCGCGCCAATATCAGCGTGGATTGGTCGCAGCGCGAAAGCGTGCGCGCCAAGCTGCGCCTGATGGTGAAGCGCATCCTGCGCAAATATAAATATACGCCAGATGATCAGGAGGAAGCTGTACAAGTGGTGCTGCAACAGGCTGAAGCACTAGGCTGCGAATGGTCTTAGTTGGCACAGGCAAGATCGGCAGACATAAAAAATGGGTTACAACCGTGAAGTTGTAACCCATTGTTTTATTTGGTCGGAATAGCGGGATTCGAACTCGCGACCCCTTGCACCCCATGCAAGTGCGCTACCAGGCTGCGCCATATTCCGAGAGAATGCATTCTAACAGAGCTTACATTTCACCTCAAGACATCGCATGGATTTTTCTATCCATGTGGCCTCCTGCACCCCAGGCAAAATGCTTAATTATCCAGCCACGCCAGCAAGTCTTCCAATTCGTGACGCACTTCAGTCAGGCTGACTTCGCCAGAATCAAAGTGCCCTACTTCAGCCAGATGCGTACCCAATTGATTACGCGCTCCACTGATGGTGAAGCCTTGCTCGTACAGCAGTGAGCGTATCCGGCGCACCAACAGCACTTCGTGATGCTGGTAGTAGCGCCGATTGCCTCGGCGTTTAACCGGTTTTAACTGCGTAAACTCCTGTTCCCAATAGCGCAGAACATGAGGTTTGACACCGCACAAATCGCTAACTTCACCAATGGTGAAGTAGCGCTTGGCCGGTATCGACGGTAACTCATTGGTTGGAATAACGCTGCTGGAGTTTTGCATAGTGAACTTCAACCATACCTTTTAGTTTTTGGCTGGCGTGGAATGTCACCACGCGGCGCGCTGAAATAGGAATCTCTTCACCGGTTTTGGGATTGCGGCCTGGGCGCTGCGGCTTATCGCGCAACTGGAAATTACCAAAACCTGACAATTTCACCGTATCGCCTTCAGCCAAAGCACTACGAATTTCATCAAAAAACGCTTCCACCATATCTTTGGCTTCACGTTTATTCAGACCCACCTTATCAAACAACATATCGGCCAAGTCAGCCTTGGTTAAGGTCAAAGTACTCGCTTCGTACTGCATTATGTTCTCAAGATCGCGCCGCATGTTTCTGCCTTCTTCATCAATGCTGCAATCGCAGCATCGACTTCTTCATCTGTTAAAGTTTTGTGAGTATCTTGCAATAACACTTTGAATGCAAGGCTCTTTTTACCTTCTGGCAAACCTTTTCCACGGTAAACATCGAACACATCAATGTTTGCCACAATTGCCTGCTTGGCACTTGCAAAAGCGGTTTTGAGTTGATCTACGGTGACGCTCTCATCCATCAGCAAGGCCAAATCACGGCGTACCGGCTGGAATTTGGATACCGCGCCCGCACTCAACTTCTGCACTTGCGTCAGCGCTGCGACATCCAGCTCAAACACCACTGGGGCATTTTGCAGGCTGTATTTTTGTACCCACTGTGGGTGTAGTTCACCGAGAAAGCCAATCGCTTGGCCATCAAGCACTACCTCAGCCGAACGGCCTGGGTGCAGCGCAGGATGACTCGCGCGACGGAATTCGGCCACGCGTGGCGCGAGCAAGGCTTCAACGTCGGCTTTCACGTCAAAGAAATCAACGCGCTCTTTGCCCGTACCCCACTGCTCAGCCACACGACCACCCCAAGCAAGGGCGGCGATTTTCTCTGGTTGCTGCTCGGCATTCAAGCCATTAAACACGCGCGCTACTTCAAACAAGCGCACGCGGTCTTGCTTGCGGTTTTGATTGTGTTGCAGTGCAGAAATCAAGCCGCCGAGCAGCGTTGAGCGCATTACGCTCATTTGGCTGGCAATCGGATTGATCAGCTTGATCGGCGCATTATTCGCAGCAAAATCTGCTTCCCATTGCGCTTCGACAAAGGCGTAGGAAATGGCTTCCTGATAGTCACGACCCGCGATGATTTGTTTCAGTACGTTTTTACTACGCAGATGGCCGGGCTGCGGCAGCATCGCGCTGCGCGCATTGCTTGGCTGCACCGGAATATTGTCGTAACCAAAGACGCGCGCCACTTCTTCGATTAGATCTTCTTCGATTTCGATATCGAAGCGGTAAGACGGTGGCCTCACGGTGATCACATCGCCCGCCAGCTCACTTGCCAGACCCAAGCCTTGCAACAAAGCTACGATCTCAGCCGCGGGCAGGCTAATACCCAGCACTTTAGCCACGCGAGACACGCGCAGCGCAACGGGTTTGCGCGCAGGCAACTCGGCCGATGATTCGGTGACTGGGCCAGCTTGACCACCGCAGATCTCGATAATCAAGGCGGTAGCACGTTCCAGCGCTTCACGCACATAACCAAAATCCACGCCACGCTCAAAGCGATGGCTAGAGTCCGATGAGAAGCCGAAACGACGGCCTTTACCGGCAATCACGTTCGGCGCAAAGAAGGCTGACTCAAGGAAAATATCAGTACAACCCGCTTCAACGCTCGATTCTGCGCCGCCCATGATGCCAGCAAGGGCAACGGGTTTTACATCATCAGCAATCACCAGCAAATCGTCGGTGAGCCCCAGCTCTTTTTCGTTGAGCAGTTTGATCTTCTCACCCGCTTTTGCGAAACGCACATTGATGTCGCCCTGCAATTTCGCCAAATCGAAGGCGTGCATAGGCTGACCAAGCTCGAGCAAGACGTAATTGGTCACGTCAACAATCGCCGAAATAGAACGAACGCCACAGCGCTCAAGGCGCTGCTTCATCCAATCAGGGGTATATGCTGCTTGATTAACACCAACAATGGCTCTACCCGCATACCGAGGGCAGGCATCACCTGCTTGTAGATTAACGCCACGTGCTTGAGTCGCAGTCACCGCCACCGTTGGCGTTTCAACCGCGCACAATTCGGCCTTGGTCAGCGCAGCTACTTCACGCGCCAGACCACGAATCGACAGGCAATCACAACGATTCGGCGTCAGCTTCAAAGTCATCAAGCGATCATCAAGATGGAGGTACTCGCGAATCGGCATGCCCACCGGCGCATCCGCAGGCAAAATCAGCAAGCCAGACGATTCTTCCGCCAAGCCAATTTCTTGCTCGGCACACAACATACCCATCGACTCAACGCCACGCACTTTAGCTTTTTTGATCTTAAAGTCGCCCGGCAATACGGCACCAACGCGCGCGCACGGTACTTTAATACCAACCGCAACATTGGCCGCGCCACATACAATTTGTAATGGCTCAGCTTCGCCAACATTCACGCTACATACATTCAAGCGATCCGCATCAGGATGCTTGGTCACGCTGAGCACTTCCGCGACATAGACTTCAGTAAATTCAGGCGCCGCCGGATCGTTCTCTTCCACTTCAAGACCGGCCATCGTCAACAGATGAGCCAACTCGTCAGAATTGATCGCAGGATTTACCCAGCTACGCAACCACTGTTCAGAAAATTTCATAATTACCGGCTCGGCTTATTTGAATTGAGACAAGAAAGACAGGTCGTTGTCGAAGAACTGGCGCAAATCGTTCACGCCGTAATACAGCATTGCAAAACGATCCAAGCCAATCCCGAACGCGAAACCGGTGTATTTCTCGGCATCGATGTTGACGTTTTTCAGGACGTTCGGATGAACCATGCCGCAACCGCCGACCTCCATCCAGCCTTTTGACCATTTCACGTCGATCTCGGCCGATGGTTCGGTGAATGGGAAGAAGGATGGGCGGAAACGCACTTCCAAATCATCACGCTCGAAGAAGCGACGCAGGAAGTCGACAATCACTGATTTCAAATCAGCGAACGAGACATTCGCATCGACCCACAGACCTTCCATCTGGTGGAACATCGGAGAGTGCGTCGCATCCGAATCAACGCGATACACGCGACCCGGCGCTACGATTTTGATCGGTGGCTCATTATTGAGCATGTAGCGCACCTGAATTGGCGATGTATGCGTACGCAATACCAATGGCTCGCCATCGTTTTCGACATAGAACGTATCCTGCATCGCCCGTGCAGGGTGATTTTTAGGAATATTCAGCGCTTCGAAATTGTGGAAGTCGTTTTCGATTTCCGGGCCATCGGCAACGGCAAAGCCCATGCTGGCAAATAGCGTTTCAATGCGTTGTTGCACGAGCGTCACTGGGTGCAGGCCACCTTTGGCTGTACCACGCCCCGGCAAACTGATATCCAACGCTTCGGCAGCCAATTGGGCTGCCAGTTTTTGCGCAGCAATCGCATCGCGCTTGGCGTTGAGCGCAGCTTCAAACGCTTGCTTGGCCTGATTGACCGTTGCGCCGAAAGATTTTTTCTCTTCCGGGGGCAAAGCGGCCAATTGCTTCATGAGTTGGGTAATTTCGCCCTGTTTACCGACGTAAAGGGCTTTGACATTTTCTAGCTCTACCGGATCATTGGTCGCATCTAATGCGACCAAACCGGCTTCAAGTAACGTTTGCACGTTCGCAACCATGGTTTTGCGCCCGATCTATTGAAATGTGAATGGAAAATATTTAAGCAAACCAACGACTTGCCAATCAGATTGGCTCACAGTTGTGTTGACGAAATATTTTCGAAAGCAGAGAAAAAACTGAATAAAAAAGGGAGGCTAAGCCTCCCTTCTCATCAGCAGAACCGATTATACAGCGAGACTAGCTTTAGCTTTTTCAACAAAAGCAGCAAATGCTGGTTTGTCGAATACAGCCAAGTCAGCCAACACTTTACGGTCAACCACGATGCCAGCCTTTTTCAGGCCATTCATGAAGCGGCTGTACGCCAAACCGCACTCACGTGAAGCGGCGTTGATACGCGCGATCCACAATTGACGGAATTGACGTTTTTTCTGACGACGGTCACGGTACGCGTATTGACCGGCTTTCATCACCGCTTGTTTAGCGATGCGATAGACGTTCTTACGACGACCACGATAACCCTTAGCGAGGGCTAAAACTTTCTTATGACGAGCACGAGCGGTTACACCACGTTTAACGCGAGGCATGTGATTCTCCTTAGGTTATGCGTAGGGCAACATTGCACGAACAGACGCCATATTGGTCGCATCGACCATAGACGTACCGCGCAATTGACGCTTGGTTTTAGTAGTTTTCTTGGTCAAGATGTGACGTTTGAACGCATGGCTGCGCTTAACACCACCACCGCCAAGTACTGTAAAGCGCTTTTTCGCGCTGCTCTTGGTTTTCATCTTTGGCATTGCATTGCTCCGATGAGCTATTAGATCAGGCGACAGGCGTCTAAAAAAGATTAGAACTTAATACCCGCCACCCCGCTTTTGTTACGACTGTTAGCACTGCCTTGCGGCAGGCCTTATACAGACACAGTCGCCAGCCTGTTATTTTTTCTTCGGTGCCAGCATCATAACCATCTGGCGACCTTCGAGCCGTGGATATTGCTCAACGACTGCCAGCTCGGCCAGATCAGCTTCTACACGCTTAAGCTGAGCCATACCGATTT encodes the following:
- a CDS encoding type I restriction enzyme endonuclease domain-containing protein, translated to MAKHRTTGYPTEWGKRYQNRGIETAQVMEELVAMAKKFRDAALRGQQLGLPEDEVKFYDALANNEAAVMMQGDEILKTIAHELTENLRANISVDWSQRESVRAKLRLMVKRILRKYKYTPDDQEEAVQVVLQQAEALGCEWS
- a CDS encoding MerR family transcriptional regulator; translated protein: MQNSSSVIPTNELPSIPAKRYFTIGEVSDLCGVKPHVLRYWEQEFTQLKPVKRRGNRRYYQHHEVLLVRRIRSLLYEQGFTISGARNQLGTHLAEVGHFDSGEVSLTEVRHELEDLLAWLDN
- the rpmI gene encoding 50S ribosomal protein L35, with translation MPKMKTKSSAKKRFTVLGGGGVKRSHAFKRHILTKKTTKTKRQLRGTSMVDATNMASVRAMLPYA
- a CDS encoding tyrosine-type recombinase/integrase is translated as MAEKLLSAANVTNAKPKDKVYTLADGGNLYLRVKPSGSKAWVFIYKDAYRKNKMITLGASQDHKLADARKWAEGLRAMLDKDIDPQNERAERKREAVAAQGKTLGALLAGYIGVLKKRGAASASSVENCLQLHIPLQLRNKPAADVTKDDLIEPIRKLVNASKGRTAARLRSYLRTSFELALTAPDDPNAPAEMLGFGLAVNPVDRIKTLPEYNRASERSLSREELAEYQRRIASIKKSPDLRDILRLALLLGGQRFTQLAQAELAKDIDGQPIIVIMDSKGRRQQPRRHVLPLQGEALAIVQARGNRLFGLDATQAEAFTKSISSKISQISKAMIADEITTEPFRGGDIRRTCETHLAAMGFDEGKLARLLSHGLGGVQARHYNKHDYLPENRQILAAWENALSAAPADNVIPLRVAV
- a CDS encoding helix-turn-helix domain-containing protein, coding for MSHFPQLPIVSGQCADVLDILQQHQRSNQPVISFYLTADCAIPEAAARIHDLRCKGFNIKTTVLPEVLYRGKTRRKVAQYSLGSPLWPSPEYVAKANKSKRE
- a CDS encoding integration host factor subunit alpha; this encodes MTLTKADLADMLFDKVGLNKREAKDMVEAFFDEIRSALAEGDTVKLSGFGNFQLRDKPQRPGRNPKTGEEIPISARRVVTFHASQKLKGMVEVHYAKLQQRYSNQ
- the rplT gene encoding 50S ribosomal protein L20; this encodes MPRVKRGVTARARHKKVLALAKGYRGRRKNVYRIAKQAVMKAGQYAYRDRRQKKRQFRQLWIARINAASRECGLAYSRFMNGLKKAGIVVDRKVLADLAVFDKPAFAAFVEKAKASLAV
- a CDS encoding helix-turn-helix transcriptional regulator, with the translated sequence MTDIVDQGLIALHQVETTTTIKKTQIYDLMARGLFPKPIKLTPEGRRVAWLKSEVLQWVADRVKDSRSAT
- the pheT gene encoding phenylalanine--tRNA ligase subunit beta, which encodes MKFSEQWLRSWVNPAINSDELAHLLTMAGLEVEENDPAAPEFTEVYVAEVLSVTKHPDADRLNVCSVNVGEAEPLQIVCGAANVAVGIKVPCARVGAVLPGDFKIKKAKVRGVESMGMLCAEQEIGLAEESSGLLILPADAPVGMPIREYLHLDDRLMTLKLTPNRCDCLSIRGLAREVAALTKAELCAVETPTVAVTATQARGVNLQAGDACPRYAGRAIVGVNQAAYTPDWMKQRLERCGVRSISAIVDVTNYVLLELGQPMHAFDLAKLQGDINVRFAKAGEKIKLLNEKELGLTDDLLVIADDVKPVALAGIMGGAESSVEAGCTDIFLESAFFAPNVIAGKGRRFGFSSDSSHRFERGVDFGYVREALERATALIIEICGGQAGPVTESSAELPARKPVALRVSRVAKVLGISLPAAEIVALLQGLGLASELAGDVITVRPPSYRFDIEIEEDLIEEVARVFGYDNIPVQPSNARSAMLPQPGHLRSKNVLKQIIAGRDYQEAISYAFVEAQWEADFAANNAPIKLINPIASQMSVMRSTLLGGLISALQHNQNRKQDRVRLFEVARVFNGLNAEQQPEKIAALAWGGRVAEQWGTGKERVDFFDVKADVEALLAPRVAEFRRASHPALHPGRSAEVVLDGQAIGFLGELHPQWVQKYSLQNAPVVFELDVAALTQVQKLSAGAVSKFQPVRRDLALLMDESVTVDQLKTAFASAKQAIVANIDVFDVYRGKGLPEGKKSLAFKVLLQDTHKTLTDEEVDAAIAALMKKAETCGAILRT
- a CDS encoding helix-turn-helix transcriptional regulator, with translation MSETFLRMPIVTGLIGLSKNAVYDRLNPKSPRHDPSFPKPVKLGSHSGAFVESEVHAYMQACIQARNQGGKK
- the pheS gene encoding phenylalanine--tRNA ligase subunit alpha; the encoded protein is MVANVQTLLEAGLVALDATNDPVELENVKALYVGKQGEITQLMKQLAALPPEEKKSFGATVNQAKQAFEAALNAKRDAIAAQKLAAQLAAEALDISLPGRGTAKGGLHPVTLVQQRIETLFASMGFAVADGPEIENDFHNFEALNIPKNHPARAMQDTFYVENDGEPLVLRTHTSPIQVRYMLNNEPPIKIVAPGRVYRVDSDATHSPMFHQMEGLWVDANVSFADLKSVIVDFLRRFFERDDLEVRFRPSFFPFTEPSAEIDVKWSKGWMEVGGCGMVHPNVLKNVNIDAEKYTGFAFGIGLDRFAMLYYGVNDLRQFFDNDLSFLSQFK